TCGTTTGTGTCAAAGGTGATGGTACTGTGGTTGGTCATCATAAACCATCAAGTGAGTACCCCTTCCACCGTTTGATTTACAGTACACGTCCCGACCTGAAAGCTGTAGTTCATGCGCATCCGCCGGCGTTGGTTTCATTCAGTATTGTAAGGAAAATTCCGAATACGAAGCTTCTTCCGAACGAGGAGCTAATTGTTGGTGATGTGGGGATGGCGGAATATGCACTGCCTGGGAGCGAAAAGCTCGGTGAGAATATTGCGGCTGTTTTTGCTAAAGGACTTAACAGCGTCATGCTTGAGAATCATGGAGTGGTTGTCGGAGGGAACAATCTGTTTGAGGCTTTTCGTGCCTTTGAGACGTTGGAGTACTGCGCAAGGCTAGAAATTAACGCCAATCGGATCGGCAAACCGATTACACTTCAGTCTGTAAACCGTGACAAGCCGCGGCTGTTGCTAGAGGAATTACAGGCAGAGCCTTACACAACTGAAGAACGGGAAGTACGCAGAGAAATGTGCAAACTGATCTCAAGAGCGTATGACCAGAGATTGTTTACAAGTACACAAGGAACGTTCTCACAGCGCCTGTCTGATGGCTCTTTCGTAATTACCCCTTACGGTGATGACCGTAAGTATTTGCAGCCCGGTGATTTGGTCCGTGTTAAAGAGGGGAAGCACGAAGCCGGCAAGATGCCGAGCCGTTCCGTCCAGTTCCACGAGCTCATTTATCAGACTCAACCGCATGTGGAATCGATTATTATTGCCCACCCGCCGAATATCATGGCGTTCGCCGTAACAGATACGGGATTTGATTCAAGGACGATTCCGGAAAGCTATATTCTGCTCAGGGATATGCCAAAGCTTCCGTTTGGGATGGTTGTGCATCAGGCCGAAGAAGCAGCAGCACGTTTCAAGAAGAATACACCACTCGCCATTGCCGAGAACGACTGTATTATCGTCACGGGTTCCTCATTGCTGAATGCTTTTGACCGGCTTGAAGTGGCTGAATACAGCGCCAAGGCCTTCATAGATACCTTTATTCTAGGTCCGGTTCAACATATCGATGATTCAAAAATCGAAGATCTTAAAGAAGCTTTTAACCTGGACTAGACATTATTTCATCATAAACAATAAACCTCCTCACATTTGTGCCCGTTTATATTTGAATATAAGCTATTCAAATATAAACGGGCATGTTATTATGTTATCAATACACTGAAAACGGTGCCAACTTATTAAGGATTTCCGTTTATATCTAAATTAAACGTATTCGGGGGGAGATTATTTCATGGTTCAAAGCTTGTGGGACAAATCAAAGGCAGATCAGGCAAAAGACACGTTAGATGAACTCGTTTATCGTTCCAATATGATTGGAACAGACCGCCTGGTGTGCAACTGGGGCGGAGGTAACACCTCCAGCAAAACCACGGTGAAGGATTTCCGTGGACGTGATGTTGAAGTCATGTACGTCAAGGGAAGCGGGTCAGATCTGGCTTCGATGAAAGCAGGTAATTTTACTGGATTGCGAATGGATGACATTAAACCGCTATTCGAGCGTGATTCCATGCCAGATGAAGAAATGGTAGCTTACCTGGCTCACTGCATGATCGATGCCAAACATCCAAGAGCCTCAATCGAAACCCTGCTGCATGCATTTCTTCCATTTAAACATGTGGATCACACACATCCCGACGCCATCATCAGTCTCTGCTGCGCCGATAACGGTATAAAACTGGCCAAAGAAATTTTTGGCGACAGGTTTGTATGGGTTCCTTATGTAAGACCGGGCTTTACATTATCTAAGATGATTGCTGAAGGTGTTCTGGCCAACCCCAATGCTGAGCTTGTTCTGATGGAGAAACATGGACTTGTGACATGGGGCGATACCTCAGAAGAATGTTATGCCCAGACGATCAAAATCATTAGTGAAGCCGAAGCCTTTATTGAAGCAAAATTTGAGCAGGAACAATTGTTTGGTGGTGTGAAGCATAACCCGCTGCCAGCCGAAGTTCGCCGCCGAATTGCTGCAGAGGTAATGCCTACGATCCGTGGTGCAGTAAGTGACGTTAAGAAAATGATTCTGTCTTTTGATGATGAGGACGACGTACTGGCTTTTGTTGGTGGGAAAAAATCTTCCGAGCTCTCTCAGGTTGGTGCAGCTTGCCCGGATCATCTGGTACATACCAAAATGGTTCCTCTTTTCATTGACTGGACACCTGATGCGGATGATATTGAAGGGCTCAAAGCTAAACTTATTGAAGGTATCTCATCATATAAAAAACAATATGAAGACTATTTCAACCGGAACAAGCACGAAGGCGATGTCATGTTCGAAGCTGCTCCACGTGTCATACTGATTCCGGGAGTGGGTATGGTTAACTCTGGCAAGAGCTGGTCGAACTCAAAAGTGAGCGGAGCATTGTATCACCGGGCGATTGCAGTTATGCGTGGTGCAACAGCTCTTGGTGATTTCGTGTCCCTCAGCGAGAACGAGTCTTATAATGTGGAGTACTGGCCGCTGGAGCTGTATAAACTGACACTTGCTCCGAAGGAAGCTGAATTCTCACGTCAGATTGCTTTTATTACTGGCGGAGCAGGCGGAATCGGGAGTGAAACGGCAAGACGACTCGTATCTGAAGGGGCCCATGTGGTGCTTGCGGACCTGAACCTCGAAGGAGCAGAGAAGGTAGCCGGAGATATAAACGAGAAATACGGAGAAAATCGGGCGATTGCCGTTAAAATGGATGTAACGGACGAAGATGCGGTTTACGCAGCATATCAAGCTTCCTCTATTTTATACGGTGGTGTCGATATCATTGTTAACAATGCGGGACTGGCAACATCAAGTCCTTTCGAGGAAACATCATTGAAAGAATGGAATCTAAATATGAACGTGCTCGGAACAGGATATTTCCTGGTAGCGCGTGAAGCATTCAAAATCATGAGGCAGCAAAGTATCGGTGGCAGCATGGTGTTTGTGGGTTCGAAAAACTCCGTGTATGCCGGAAAGAATGCATCCGCATATAGCTCTGCAAAAGCACTGGAAGCGCATTTGGCTCGATGCATTGCATCCGAGGGTGGTCAGTACGGGATTCGTGTCAACACGGTTCTTCCGGACGCGATCCTTCAAGGATCTGCGATATGGAATTCCAATTGGCGTAATGAACGGGCAGCGGCCTATGGTATTGAACCGGATGAGCTTGAAGAATATTACCGCAAACGTACAACGCTGCTTGTAAATATTTATCCAAGAGATATTGCTGAAGGAATTGCGTTCTTCGCA
Above is a window of Paenibacillus uliginis N3/975 DNA encoding:
- a CDS encoding class II aldolase/adducin family protein, producing the protein MQTELLHPADQILMMMERIYDYGMTTTSGGNLSIKDENGDIWITPAGVDKGALTRNDIVCVKGDGTVVGHHKPSSEYPFHRLIYSTRPDLKAVVHAHPPALVSFSIVRKIPNTKLLPNEELIVGDVGMAEYALPGSEKLGENIAAVFAKGLNSVMLENHGVVVGGNNLFEAFRAFETLEYCARLEINANRIGKPITLQSVNRDKPRLLLEELQAEPYTTEEREVRREMCKLISRAYDQRLFTSTQGTFSQRLSDGSFVITPYGDDRKYLQPGDLVRVKEGKHEAGKMPSRSVQFHELIYQTQPHVESIIIAHPPNIMAFAVTDTGFDSRTIPESYILLRDMPKLPFGMVVHQAEEAAARFKKNTPLAIAENDCIIVTGSSLLNAFDRLEVAEYSAKAFIDTFILGPVQHIDDSKIEDLKEAFNLD
- a CDS encoding bifunctional aldolase/short-chain dehydrogenase, translated to MVQSLWDKSKADQAKDTLDELVYRSNMIGTDRLVCNWGGGNTSSKTTVKDFRGRDVEVMYVKGSGSDLASMKAGNFTGLRMDDIKPLFERDSMPDEEMVAYLAHCMIDAKHPRASIETLLHAFLPFKHVDHTHPDAIISLCCADNGIKLAKEIFGDRFVWVPYVRPGFTLSKMIAEGVLANPNAELVLMEKHGLVTWGDTSEECYAQTIKIISEAEAFIEAKFEQEQLFGGVKHNPLPAEVRRRIAAEVMPTIRGAVSDVKKMILSFDDEDDVLAFVGGKKSSELSQVGAACPDHLVHTKMVPLFIDWTPDADDIEGLKAKLIEGISSYKKQYEDYFNRNKHEGDVMFEAAPRVILIPGVGMVNSGKSWSNSKVSGALYHRAIAVMRGATALGDFVSLSENESYNVEYWPLELYKLTLAPKEAEFSRQIAFITGGAGGIGSETARRLVSEGAHVVLADLNLEGAEKVAGDINEKYGENRAIAVKMDVTDEDAVYAAYQASSILYGGVDIIVNNAGLATSSPFEETSLKEWNLNMNVLGTGYFLVAREAFKIMRQQSIGGSMVFVGSKNSVYAGKNASAYSSAKALEAHLARCIASEGGQYGIRVNTVLPDAILQGSAIWNSNWRNERAAAYGIEPDELEEYYRKRTTLLVNIYPRDIAEGIAFFASSRSEKTTGCMLTIDGGVPAAFTR